The following are encoded in a window of Phaseolus vulgaris cultivar G19833 chromosome 3, P. vulgaris v2.0, whole genome shotgun sequence genomic DNA:
- the LOC137807693 gene encoding MADS-box protein EJ2-like, with protein MGRGRVELKRIENKINRQVTFAKRRNGLLKKAYELSVLCDAEVALIIFSNRGKLYEFSSTSSMVKTLEKYQKYSYSALETTRPINDIQNYQEYLRLKARVEILQRSQRNLLGEDLAQMNTTDLEQLENQLETALKNIRSTKTQFMLDQLADLHHRETLLVETNNVLRSKLEETNNSQVPVSLALEAGGSNIHYTNFPPQSEGFFQAMGVNPNLQIGFNQIGPDDANVGASSLSMHGFASGWML; from the exons atggGAAGAGGGAGGGTTGAACTCAAGAGGATAGAGAACAAAATCAACAGGCAAGTCACATTTGCCAAGAGAAGAAATGGCTTGCTCAAGAAGGCCTATGAGCTCTCAGTCCTTTGTGATGCTGAGGTTGCCCTCATCATCTTCTCCAACCGTGGCAAGCTCTATGAGTTCAGCAGCACCTCAAG TATGGTGAAAACACTGGAGAAGTACCAAAAGTACAGTTACAGTGCACTGGAGACCACCCGACCAATTAACGACATTCAG AACTACCAGGAATATTTGAGATTAAAAGCAAGGGTAGAAATCTTGCAACGTTCACAAAG GAACCTACTTGGGGAAGATCTTGCCCAAATGAATACAACTGATCTTGAGCAGCTAGAGAATCAACTAGAGACAGCACTGAAGAATATTAGGTCAACAAAG ACTCAATTCATGCTTGACCAGCTGGCTGATCTTCACCACCGG GAAACGTTACTTGTTGAAACTAATAATGTGTTAAGGAGTAAG TTGGAAGAAACTAATAACTCACAAGTTCCAGTGAGTCTAGCTTTGGAAGCTGGAGGGTCTAACATCCATTACACAAACTTTCCTCCTCAATCAGAGGGGTTCTTCCAGGCAATGGGAGTGAATCCCAACTTGCAAATTGG ATTCAACCAGATTGGTCCTGATGATGCAAACGTTGGAGCTTCATCCTTGAGTATGCATGGATTCGCCTCTGGGTGGATGCTTTGA